Proteins encoded in a region of the Planococcus citri chromosome 1, ihPlaCitr1.1, whole genome shotgun sequence genome:
- the LOC135832131 gene encoding nose resistant to fluoxetine protein 6-like encodes MDRRVTTLTYFFIVYSLFCAVALENNTEKDVRKIIESENELPSNEHVEPESVQNAKSDFPQRKWISQLFYEAEMAFQMDSNANAECKRDFDLYKLHLRNQSVWAVRMMESSEWPSVGIFSGMVAHLGNYDECLKISSYGVKGQYCLAEVDYDYPDVSLSELVEVPDEKRSAWEALTMYQKNPVRVDRTKLSFAMCIPSSCKSTDLKISLNSTLYPVFTDHGLNVSVDVNPTFCKIQKEFTYSQGYFTVRWFFVILFLLVISSTCYDIAMYASSDEIKKSKPSGALRDIFKAFSIVRNFRKLKKVNPKTDYAPLHFIKILNILFVIYGHRFIYFIGFPKFNAEGAEQHYTSSSIELIHTNVVDVFFMASGFLTFHFGFLPMMKGGGFYLFFSILFRWIRMVPVFGILVLYIIYILPYTSEGPMWDYRIMNEVTKCQESWWANLLVINNIVKTDQQCLLISWYISADIQLAIIGGILLYIFTKNRKIGIFAIFFALMVFAAITFTVAYINQFHGILRLYMSLLEEPRKEYEFTNFYVATYTRAGPYLIGILAGLVIKILKDREFRFSEKQIYLVSFLSILISEGSQYYGCLFYDFNRQYDRFESALYAAVNRSLFVFTYAVHIALYFTSGLGIFNKFFEWKVWVPFGRLTYSVFLVNTVIQLYHASSQKQPMPLSSKMNLVWWALGDVMWCYIIGLVLHLFAEAPISNLSKLLQRHLLKSFVKPKTDECIEKIDSNVEANETKTEKISDVISSSNGTCPPYGYHNECYINNEIIPKISESSKF; translated from the exons ATGGATCGTCGAGTAACAACGCTTACGTATTTCTTTATCGTTTATTCGTTGTTTTGCGCGGTAGCCCTCGAAAATAATACCGAAAAGGATGTGCGCAAAATTATCGAAAGCGAAAATGAGTTACCTTCTAACGAGCACGTTGAGCCCGAAAGTGTGCAAAATGCAAAATCAGATTTTCCCCAAAGAAAATGGATTTCGCAGTTGTTCTACGAAGCTGAAATGGCATTTCAGATGGATTCTAACGCCAATGCCGAATGCAAAAGAGACTTCGACTTATATAAATTACATCTGAGGAATCAATCTGTTTGGGCTGTCAGAA TGATGGAATCATCAGAATGGCCATCAGTTGGGATTTTTTCTGGTATGGTTGCTCATTTGGGAAACTACgacgaatgtttgaaaatttcttcatacGGTGTCAAAGGACAATACTGCTTGGCTGAAGTTGACTATGATTACCCAGATGTATCACTCAGTGAACTCGTCGAGGTGCCAGATGAAAAACGTTCTGCTTGGGAGGCTCTTACGATG TATCAGAAAAATCCTGTCAGAGTTGATAGAACGAAACTGAGTTTTGCCATGTGTATACCATCATCTTGTAAATCCACCGATTTAAAGATTTCCCTCAATAGCACTCTTTATCCAGTATTCACTGATCACGGACTTAATGTATCAGTTGATGTGAACCCCACATTCtgtaaaatacaaaaagaatttACTTATTCGCAAGGATACTTTACTGTCAG atggTTTTTCGTGATACTTTTCTTGCTTGTAATTTCTTCCACTTGTTACGATATCGCTATGTATGCTTCCagtgatgaaataaaaaaaa GTAAACCAAGTGGCGCATTGAGAGACATATTCAAAGCATTTTCTATCGtcagaaatttcagaaaactgaaaaaagtaaaccCAAAAACCGATTACGCTCCAttgcattttataaaaattctcaacattttatttgtaatttacgGACATCGTTTTATCTACTTCATCGGTTTTCCTAAATTCAATGCCGAAGGAGCCGAACAA CATTACACCTCTTCTAGCATCGAATTAATACACACAAATGTTGTGGATGTGTTTTTCATGGCCAGTGGTTTTTTGACGTTTCATTTTGGGTTTTTACCAATGATGAAAGGTGGAGGATTTTACCTGTTCTTCAGCATCCTTTTTCGATGGATAAG AATGGTTCCGGTATTCGGAATTTTGGTATTATACATCATCTACATATTGCCATACACGAGTGAAGGTCCTATGTGGGATTACAGAATAATGAACGAAGTCACCAAGTGCCAGGAAAGTTGGTGGGCCAATTTATTGGTCATTAACAACATTGTTAAAACTGATCAACAG TGCTTATTGATTAGTTGGTACATATCAGCGGATATTCAGTTGGCCATCATTGGAGGAATTTTACTAtacattttcaccaaaaataggAAGATTGGAATCTTTGCGATATTTTTCGCATTAATGGTATTCGCTGCTATAACATTTACAGTTGCTTACATAAACCAGTTCCATGGAATTCTGAGGCTTTACATGAG CTTATTAGAAGAACCTAGAAAAGAATatgaatttaccaatttttatgtTGCCACGTATACAAGAGCAGGACCTTACTTGATAGGAATCCTTGCTGGCCTCGTGATAAAAATACTAAAAGATAGAGAATTCCGATTCAGCGAG aaACAAATATACttagtttcatttttatccATATTGATCAGTGAAGGAAGTCAGTATTACGGATGCTTATTCTACGATTTTAATAGACAATACGATAGATTTGAAAGCGCTTTATATGCTGCTGTAAATCGTTCGTTATTCGTATTCACATACGCTGTCCATATAGCTTTGTATTTTACATCAGGTTTAG gaatatttaataaatttttcgaatggaAAGTATGGGTTCCATTTGGACGATTAACATACTCAGTTTTTCTAGTCAATACTGTGATTCAATTGTATCACGCCTCTTCACAAAAACAACCAATGCCATTATCTTCTAAGATGAATTTG gtgtgGTGGGCTCTTGGCGATGTAATGTGGTGTTACATAATTGGCTTAGTTTTACATTTATTCGCAGAAGctccaatttcaaatttgtccAAATTATTGCAGAGACACTTATTAAA ATCTTTTGTGAAACCAAAAACGGACGAATGCATCGAAAAAATCGACTCCAACGTCGAAGCTAATGAGACAAAAACAGAGAAAATCAGCGATGTCAT TTCCAGTTCTAATGGAACTTGCCCACCATATGGTTACCATAATGAATGCTACATCAACAACGAAATAATTCCAAAGATTTCAGagtcatcaaaattttaa